GAAGCGGAACAGAGGCGCCAACAAGATCGACCGCCTCGAACTCGAAGACATCGAATTTCATACCAGGGTACGCGCAGGATACCATAAACTCTCTCACAAAGAGCCTGAGAGGATACGGCTGATCGATGCCTCAGGATCGATAGAGGAGATACAGCAAGAGATCATCATTATGGTGGATGATTTCCTGAAGAAAGGAGCAACCGGTTCATCTGTGAACTAAGGATAAGTCGCGACAATTCCTTTGAGTATCTTCAACTGATGTCATATATTTACCGGATTTCACCACCAGCATTGCACAACCTGCGTTCCCGATAATCTTCTCTGTTGAGCTTCCCATGAGAAGTTCCTTGATCCCCGTTTTCCCGTACGTACCCATAATGATCAGATCCACACTCCGGTCGCATGCCATCCCGACCACAACATCACAAGGCCTCCCTGCAGGTATAAGTGCTTCCACCGGGATACCCTCCTTTTTTGCGGCCTCTCTGACTTCGTTAGCATTTGCCATCGCTTCTCCCCTATCGGCTTCTGAGCAGACGGCGGAGACCGCAATGATATTGCTTCCACAGCGTTTCGCAATTTCAATCGCTTCTGAGGCTGCCGCATGGCTGTGCCTCGAACCATCAGTGGCAACTAATATATTTCTGCATTCAATCCTCGCGGCCTTCGGAACAACTAAGACCTTGCACGGCGCATGACAGATAACTTTTGCGGCTACACTACCCATCAAGATCTTCGTTAGTCCTCTCCGGCCACGTCTTCCGATGACAATCATGTCTACCCCTCTCGCCACAGCCGCATCCACTATCAGCCGATGGGGCTCATCTCCATGGACAAGGACGGTTTCACA
Above is a genomic segment from Thermodesulfovibrionales bacterium containing:
- a CDS encoding universal stress protein yields the protein MLNTPSSMNSVQFCPLSRLEKLLVATDGSLFSEGAVREAISFAKKCSSMLYLMSAVPRYEISGTNVFEKEEEEAREHLHSVKERALQEGLNCETVLVHGDEPHRLIVDAAVARGVDMIVIGRRGRRGLTKILMGSVAAKVICHAPCKVLVVPKAARIECRNILVATDGSRHSHAAASEAIEIAKRCGSNIIAVSAVCSEADRGEAMANANEVREAAKKEGIPVEALIPAGRPCDVVVGMACDRSVDLIIMGTYGKTGIKELLMGSSTEKIIGNAGCAMLVVKSGKYMTSVEDTQRNCRDLSLVHR